One Pyrus communis chromosome 4, drPyrComm1.1, whole genome shotgun sequence genomic region harbors:
- the LOC137730471 gene encoding uncharacterized protein: MGCFLACFGISKKKKRRKPATKAAGGDHRRVSYVPLDSSVTIIGVDGAKECSKSELCRDKAKEQTRLKTRKKVSFNPNVQTYEPISTDYRSLESHEEEDLEEKNVKSLSTSASKGDSTTLRLGLFPSYYRYQNVRDSYEEEEGDSDDNDVDVDDEDDYYDDDEESDIDEQRTSRVGFPEELCSASRNGESEYPNARDYKYVHSVLSPVENLIQWKAAKAKTAAPQKHQKENIALFQQPQMPYSSRSNVNRSTKPLLQQIPVHASLSSWLNSQSTN, from the exons ATGGGGTGTTTTCTTGCCTGTTTCGGTATCTCTAAGAAGAAAAAGCGGCGAAAACCCGCTACTAAAGCCGCCGGTGGTGACCAT AGACGTGTGAGTTATGTACCACTCGATTCATCTGTCACAATTATTGGTGTTGATGGTGCAAAAGAATGTTCGAAATCTGAACTATGCAG AGACAAGGCAAAGGAGCAGACAAGGTTGAAAACCCGAAAGAAAGTTAGCTTCAATCCGAATGTGCAGACCTATGAGCCTATTTCGACCGATTACCGTTCCTTGGAGAGCCATGAggaggaagacttggaagaaaagaatGTCAAAAGCCTTTCCACTTCAGCATCTAAAGGGGATTCAACTACATTGAGATTGGGACTGTTTCCCTCATACTACAGGTACCAAAATGTACGGGACAGCTACGAAGAAGAGGAAGGCGACTCAGATGACAATGATGTCGATGTTGATGACGAGGATGACTACTATGATGACGATGAAGAGAGTGATATCGATGAACAACGAACAAGCCGAGTAGGGTTTCCGGAGGAACTGTGTTCTGCCTCTAGAAATGGAGAATCGGAGTATCCAAATGCTAGGGATTATAAGTATGTACATTCTGTACTGAGTCCAGTAGAGAATCTCATACAGTGGAAAGCAGCGAAAGCGAAAACAGCAGCACCACAAAAGCACCAAAAGGAGAATATTGCATTATTTCAACAACCCCAGATGCCTTATAGCAGCAGGTCGAATGTTAACCGGTCCACGAAACCTCTATTGCAACAAATCCCAGTTCATGCCAGTCTTTCGAGTTGGTTAAATTCGCAAAGTACTAATTAG
- the LOC137732342 gene encoding uncharacterized protein produces MDTDAKDASTANGCKTETTSDTGDSQKVEENVNGDEDSESNSLLPPRRGGMSRKTNKTRRKVQWNDRNGNKLVEVLEFEPSDVSDSDDEDADSCICTIM; encoded by the exons ATGGATACGGATGCTAAGGATGCTAGTACTGCTAATGGGTGTAAAACTGAGACGACGTCGGATACCGGAGACTCTCAGAAAGTTGAGGAAAATGTTAATGGAGATGAAGACAGTGAGTCTAATTCTTTGTTGCCTCCTCGGAGAGGGGGCATGTCGAGGAAAACGAATAAGACTCGGCGAAAAGTGCAGTGGAATGATAGGAATGGGAATAAGCTTGTTGAGGTCCTGGAATTCGAACCGAG CGATGTTAGTGATTCTGATGATGAGGATGCAGATTCTTGCATATGTACCATCATGTAG
- the LOC137730449 gene encoding actin-related protein 2/3 complex subunit 2B-like isoform X1, with the protein MRGRKFPGVRMACLERASPALKGILLKRYRDSNFMEIDHHLYEFGSVEYHIQSSASDTHYIYLSVSTPLLSQGVMRPYGISQYTKQMVKGIRPDIVEIVEPAKEGYQLTLRLDFSGIPIGKDSVKVIADIAAVQAVILSSQLKEMLMNVNPQDTSQGMYKPLKLEYHPREPFFIIRQPQKIIAVFPIRFKDKTDVTIATAFFQELMDVGSSEKWRKAPPCCWSPIPPPELRGETFEDLSTNGGFVSFEISSRHVEGKRLDKTVWSLLNFYAYVKYHVKSTRSFIQRRMRKRLEGLVEVLGKRRNTEEKEKDEEEEKEGNHKVPGCMNMRKLIKISKPKVLQRRYDDLSTKIKRIRWRIKIHGFGRFRRRWLKMPKFSSSMGYIRLE; encoded by the exons ATGAGGGGTAGAAAATTTCCGGGAGTCAGGATGGCATGCTTAGAGAGGGCATCCCCAGCTTTGAAGGGAATTCTGCTCAAACGGTACCG TGACAGCAATTTCATGGAGATTGATCATCACTTATACGAATTCGGTTCTGTTGAATACCATATCCAG TCTTCAGCATCAGATACACATTATATCTACTTGTCAGTGTCAACCCCGCTCCTTTCCCAGGGAGTCATGCGTCCGTATGGGATTTCACAATATACTAAACAGATGGTAAAGGGAATTCGTCCTGACATTGTGGAGATTGTTGAACCTGCAAAAGAAGGATACCAGCTTACTTTGAGACTTGATTTTTCTGGGATTCCAATTGGAAAAG attctgTGAAGGTAATTGCAGACATTGCTGCTGTGCAAGCAGTAATCTTAAGTTCTCAGCTGAAAGAAATGTTGATGAATGTTAACCCTCAAGATACATCGCAAGGAATGTATAAGCCACTCAAACTCGAATATCACCCAAGAGAGCCTTTCTTTATTATTAGACAG CCACAGAAAATCATAGCAGTATTCCCGATACGTTTCAAAGACAAAACAGATGTCACTATTGCAACAGCATTCTTTCAG GAGCTTATGGATGTCGGAAGTTCTGAAAAATGGAGGAAAGCGCCTCCTTGTTGCTGGTCACCCATTCCACCTCCAGAGTTAAGAGGAGAAACTTTTGAAGATTTGAGTACGAATGGAGGATTTGTCTCTTTTG AGATTTCTTCACGTCATGTCGAAGGTAAAAGACTAGACAAGACAGTATGGAGTTTACTGAATTTCTATGCCTATGTTAAATACCATGTAAAG AGCACCAGAAGTTTTATTCAGAGAAGGATGAGAAAGCGTCTTGAAGGACTAGTTGAG GTCCTGGGTAAGCGAAGAAacacagaagaaaaagaaaaagacgaggaagaagaaaaagagggaaacCACAAGGTTCCAG GATGCATGAACATGAGAAAACTGATCAAGATATCAAAACCTAAAGTCCTACAGCGAAGGTATGATGACTTGAGCACGAAAATCAAGAGAATCCGTTGGCGGATtaaaatccatggatttggGCGTTTTCGTCGTCGATGGTTGAAAATGCCaaagttttcttcttcaatgGGATATATCAGATTAGAATAA
- the LOC137730449 gene encoding actin-related protein 2/3 complex subunit 2B-like isoform X2, which produces MACLERASPALKGILLKRYRDSNFMEIDHHLYEFGSVEYHIQSSASDTHYIYLSVSTPLLSQGVMRPYGISQYTKQMVKGIRPDIVEIVEPAKEGYQLTLRLDFSGIPIGKDSVKVIADIAAVQAVILSSQLKEMLMNVNPQDTSQGMYKPLKLEYHPREPFFIIRQPQKIIAVFPIRFKDKTDVTIATAFFQELMDVGSSEKWRKAPPCCWSPIPPPELRGETFEDLSTNGGFVSFEISSRHVEGKRLDKTVWSLLNFYAYVKYHVKSTRSFIQRRMRKRLEGLVEVKVNPEIPNQLKNNFYQKLIKISKPKVLQRRYDDLSTKIKRIRWRIKIHGFGRFRRRWLKMPKFSSSMGYIRLE; this is translated from the exons ATGGCATGCTTAGAGAGGGCATCCCCAGCTTTGAAGGGAATTCTGCTCAAACGGTACCG TGACAGCAATTTCATGGAGATTGATCATCACTTATACGAATTCGGTTCTGTTGAATACCATATCCAG TCTTCAGCATCAGATACACATTATATCTACTTGTCAGTGTCAACCCCGCTCCTTTCCCAGGGAGTCATGCGTCCGTATGGGATTTCACAATATACTAAACAGATGGTAAAGGGAATTCGTCCTGACATTGTGGAGATTGTTGAACCTGCAAAAGAAGGATACCAGCTTACTTTGAGACTTGATTTTTCTGGGATTCCAATTGGAAAAG attctgTGAAGGTAATTGCAGACATTGCTGCTGTGCAAGCAGTAATCTTAAGTTCTCAGCTGAAAGAAATGTTGATGAATGTTAACCCTCAAGATACATCGCAAGGAATGTATAAGCCACTCAAACTCGAATATCACCCAAGAGAGCCTTTCTTTATTATTAGACAG CCACAGAAAATCATAGCAGTATTCCCGATACGTTTCAAAGACAAAACAGATGTCACTATTGCAACAGCATTCTTTCAG GAGCTTATGGATGTCGGAAGTTCTGAAAAATGGAGGAAAGCGCCTCCTTGTTGCTGGTCACCCATTCCACCTCCAGAGTTAAGAGGAGAAACTTTTGAAGATTTGAGTACGAATGGAGGATTTGTCTCTTTTG AGATTTCTTCACGTCATGTCGAAGGTAAAAGACTAGACAAGACAGTATGGAGTTTACTGAATTTCTATGCCTATGTTAAATACCATGTAAAG AGCACCAGAAGTTTTATTCAGAGAAGGATGAGAAAGCGTCTTGAAGGACTAGTTGAGGTAAAAGTAAACCCTGAAATACCAAATCAACTCAAGAATAATTTTTACCA AAAACTGATCAAGATATCAAAACCTAAAGTCCTACAGCGAAGGTATGATGACTTGAGCACGAAAATCAAGAGAATCCGTTGGCGGATtaaaatccatggatttggGCGTTTTCGTCGTCGATGGTTGAAAATGCCaaagttttcttcttcaatgGGATATATCAGATTAGAATAA